The following are encoded together in the Daucus carota subsp. sativus chromosome 5, DH1 v3.0, whole genome shotgun sequence genome:
- the LOC108220151 gene encoding proteinaceous RNase P 2, which yields MNSVTKSNNNHHQMKKKTQKPETKFRMDLDLCSRNKDLSAAISLYNFALSNPTTIHLNQHHFNSLLYICSNSVSDPTALDYGSRIFDHMLSSNVVPNEATITSAARIAAAKGDADSAFELVKGMGKYGGGVVPKLRTYGPALFAFCGSLEAEKAYLVEEDMVANGLVAEEAELMGLLRVSVECGRSDRVYGYLHKMRRVVRCVSEEVVGVLEKWFRGGDVGGLEEWDAGLVKDAVLRNGGGWHGLGWLGKGRWDVRRTKVGSSGVCCCCDRGLVCVDIGEEEADKFGESVAALAMKREVEANFRDFQNWLDGHCEYEAIVDAANIGLFQQNFAEGGFSMAQLVAVVKELYKRNNKWPLIVLHKKRVKSLYEDASNRELLDEWMQKGVLFGTPYGSNDDWYWLYAAVKLKCFLVTNDEMRDHIFELIGSDFFVKWKERHQIRYSFVKGAVDLHMPPPYSVCIQESESGAWHVPLASECNNESSRTWLCISRTIEHKTSDEDTKCLESSEITRSHESFNSCQPLNDATLSNGLAGRSDSCSNAAVTGKRKERSPSPSRTGL from the coding sequence ATGAATTCAGTGACCAAAAGCAACAATAATCATCATCAGATGAAGAAGAAGACCCAGAAGCCCGAAACAAAGTTCCGTATGGACCTTGATTTATGTTCCCGAAACAAAGATCTTTCCGCCGCTATTTCTCTCTACAACTTCGCTCTTTCTAATCCCACCACTATTCATCTCAATCAGCACCACTTCAACTCTCTTCTCTACATTTGTTCTAACTCTGTTTCTGACCCCACTGCTCTTGATTATGGGTCTCGTATTTTCGACCATATGTTGTCGTCTAACGTTGTTCCTAATGAAGCTACTATCACTTCGGCTGCTCGAATTGCGGCGGCCAAGGGGGATGCTGATTCTGCGTTTGAATTGGTTAAGGGGATGGGGAAATATGGTGGTGGGGTTGTTCCTAAGTTGAGGACTTATGGGCCTGCGTTGTTTGCGTTTTGTGGGAGTTTGGAGGCGGAGAAGGCGTATTTGGTGGAGGAGGATATGGTTGCGAATGGGCTGGTTGCGGAGGAGGCGGAGTTGATGGGGTTGTTGAGAGTGAGTGTGGAGTGTGGGAGGAGTGATAGGGTTTATGGGTATTTGCATAAGATGAGGAGGGTGGTGAGGTGTGTGAGTGAGGAGGTTGTGGGGGTTTTGGAGAAGTGGTTTCGAGGGGGGGATGTAGGGGGTTTGGAGGAATGGGATGCGGGGTTGGTTAAAGATGCGGTTTTGAGGAATGGGGGTGGGTGGcatgggttgggttggttgGGGAAGGGGAGGTGGGATGTGAGGAGAACAAAGGTTGGCTCGAGTGGGgtttgttgttgttgtgatCGGGGTTTGGTTTGTGTTGATATTGGGGAGGAGGAGGCGGACAAGTTTGGGGAGTCTGTGGCTGCTTTAGCTATGAAAAGGGAAGTGGAGGCTAATTTTAGGGATTTTCAGAATTGGTTGGATGGGCATTGTGAGTATGAGGCTATAGTGGATGCAGCAAATATTGGGCTTTTTCAGCAGAATTTCGCGGAAGGTGGGTTTAGTATGGCGCAATTGGTTGCCGTTGTGAAGGAATTGTATAAGAGGAACAACAAATGGCCGCTTATTGTGTTGCATAAGAAACGTGTTAAGTCACTCTATGAGGATGCTAGTAATCGAGAGCTTCTTGATGAGTGGATGCAGAAAGGGGTGTTGTTTGGGACACCATATGGATCAAATGATGATTGGTACTGGCTATATGCTGCTGTGAAGCTTAAGTGTTTTCTTGTGACTAATGATGAGATGAGAGACCATATTTTTGAGCTTATAGGTAGTGATTTCTTTGTGAAGTGGAAAGAAAGACATCAAATTCGGTATAGTTTTGTTAAAGGGGCAGTTGACCTTCATATGCCCCCTCCATATTCTGTTTGCATCCAAGAATCGGAAAGTGGAGCATGGCATGTGCCCCTGGCAAGCGAATGCAACAATGAATCGTCAAGAACTTGGCTTTGTATTAGTAGGACTATCGAGCATAAAACTTCTGATGAAGATACCAAGTGTCTGGAAAGTTCAGAAATAACAAGAAGTCACGAGTCATTCAATTCGTGCCAACCACTTAATGATGCTACATTGAGTAATGGTTTGGCGGGTCGTTCTGATTCATGTTCCAATGCTGCTGTAACAGGTAAACGGAAAGAGAGGTCACCATCACCCTCTAGGACTGGATTGTAA